The following are encoded in a window of uncultured Sphaerochaeta sp. genomic DNA:
- the asnB gene encoding asparagine synthase B, giving the protein MCGFVGMFDIQRSAKAFRSQILSMSGKIRHRGPDWSGVYEGEKAIISHERLAIVDPLSGGQPLYSADRNVVLAVNGEIYNHQQIRKEYEGVYEFQTQSDCEVILALYQEKGPDFLEDLNGIFAFALYDQVKDVYLIARDHIGIIPLYQGWDDQGHFFVASELKALEGTCSAIELFPPGHLYYSPEKKLRKWYERSWTSYDVVKEHGGTIEMVKEALEAAVKRQLMSDVPYGVLLSGGLDSSIIAAITAKYAQKRVESADTEEAWWPRLHSFAIGLEGSPDLKAARIAAAHLKTVHHEVHFTIQEALDALSDVIYHLETSDITTVRAATPMYLLARVIRSMGIKMVLSGEGSDELFGGYLYFHKAPNAREFHEETVRKLSKLHLYDCLRANKSLAAWGVEGRVPFLDKEFMDVAMNLNPDMKLCPVVGENKRIEKWILREAFKEYLPDEIVWRQKEQFSDGVGYNWIDTLKQLTSSLVSDEQFALAAKRYPIHTPATKEEYYYRTLFASHFPSESAARCVPREDSVACSTATALEWDRAFRAMNEPSGRAVAGVHESAYEK; this is encoded by the coding sequence ATGTGTGGATTTGTAGGAATGTTTGACATCCAGCGCAGCGCAAAGGCCTTTCGTTCCCAGATTCTTTCCATGTCTGGAAAGATCCGTCACCGAGGTCCCGATTGGTCGGGGGTGTATGAAGGGGAGAAGGCCATCATCAGTCATGAACGACTAGCTATTGTCGACCCACTCTCAGGAGGTCAGCCGCTCTACAGCGCAGACAGGAATGTGGTGTTGGCTGTCAATGGTGAAATCTACAACCACCAGCAGATCAGGAAGGAGTATGAGGGTGTCTACGAGTTCCAGACACAGAGTGACTGTGAAGTCATCCTTGCTCTCTACCAGGAGAAGGGCCCTGATTTCCTTGAGGACCTGAATGGTATCTTTGCCTTCGCTCTCTATGACCAGGTCAAGGATGTGTACCTTATTGCTCGTGACCATATAGGCATCATTCCTCTCTATCAAGGATGGGATGACCAGGGACATTTCTTTGTGGCGAGTGAATTGAAGGCCTTGGAAGGGACCTGTAGTGCAATCGAACTCTTTCCTCCTGGACACCTGTATTACAGTCCTGAGAAAAAGCTCAGGAAGTGGTATGAGCGCTCCTGGACCAGCTATGATGTGGTCAAGGAACATGGGGGAACGATCGAGATGGTCAAGGAGGCTCTGGAAGCTGCGGTGAAGCGTCAGTTGATGAGTGACGTTCCTTATGGGGTGTTGCTCTCAGGTGGCTTGGATAGTTCCATCATTGCAGCCATTACTGCAAAATATGCCCAAAAGCGGGTGGAAAGTGCAGACACAGAGGAAGCTTGGTGGCCACGGCTCCACTCATTTGCCATTGGTCTTGAGGGATCACCTGATCTGAAAGCAGCCCGAATTGCTGCCGCCCATCTGAAGACTGTCCACCATGAGGTACATTTTACTATCCAGGAGGCACTTGATGCTCTCAGTGATGTCATCTATCATCTGGAAACCAGTGATATCACCACGGTAAGGGCAGCAACCCCGATGTATTTGCTTGCTCGCGTCATTCGCTCGATGGGTATCAAGATGGTGCTCAGCGGGGAAGGGAGTGACGAGCTCTTTGGTGGGTATCTCTATTTCCACAAGGCTCCCAATGCCAGGGAGTTCCATGAGGAGACGGTCAGGAAGCTCTCCAAGCTGCATCTCTATGACTGCCTGAGGGCGAATAAGTCACTGGCAGCCTGGGGTGTTGAGGGACGTGTTCCGTTCCTGGACAAGGAGTTCATGGATGTAGCGATGAACCTGAATCCCGATATGAAGCTCTGCCCGGTTGTTGGGGAGAATAAGCGTATCGAGAAGTGGATTCTCCGTGAGGCGTTCAAGGAGTATCTGCCTGATGAGATTGTCTGGAGGCAGAAGGAGCAGTTCAGTGACGGGGTAGGCTACAACTGGATCGATACCCTGAAGCAGCTGACCAGCTCCCTGGTCAGTGATGAACAGTTTGCCTTGGCTGCAAAGCGGTACCCGATTCACACTCCCGCCACCAAGGAGGAGTACTACTATCGTACCCTCTTTGCTTCCCACTTCCCCAGTGAGAGCGCGGCGCGCTGTGTTCCCCGTGAGGACTCGGTTGCTTGTTCCACAGCAACAGCTCTGGAATGGGACCGGGCGTTTAGGGCTATGAATGAGCCGAGTGGAAGAGCGGTAGCCGGAGTGCATGAGTCAGCCTACGAGAAGTAA
- a CDS encoding aspartate aminotransferase family protein, producing MSMQETIQTGKQYLLDTYSQVPVVFTGGKGMYLIDEDGKHYLDFVGGIAVNALGYGDPGLSEAINKVVSEGLLHCSNLYYNKVGVEAAKELCSLAGMERVFFCNSGAEATEASLKLARKFGHQSETPRSEIISMVHSFHGRTYGAITATGQKKYHKNFAPLPQGFSYAEFNNLESVKALITDKTCAIIVEPIQGEGGIVPADPAFLQGLRFLCDEHNLLLIYDEVQCGMGRSGKPFAYQVYGVKPDVLTSAKALAGGVPCGAMLTTGKASHIFTPGDHASTFGGNALAMAAVREMVRRLSDPAFTSHVQEMGEYLRAKLELLVARYPDLCVSVRGKGLINGLVLTVPPRQVVDACFAKGVLVASAGSDVLRFVPPLVVEKKDIDAALSVVDEALATL from the coding sequence ATGAGCATGCAAGAAACAATACAGACAGGCAAGCAGTACCTGTTGGATACCTATAGCCAAGTACCGGTGGTGTTTACCGGTGGTAAGGGTATGTACCTCATAGATGAAGATGGTAAGCACTATCTCGATTTTGTCGGTGGTATTGCCGTCAATGCCCTTGGCTATGGAGACCCTGGCCTTTCAGAAGCTATTAATAAAGTCGTTAGTGAAGGCCTTTTGCACTGTTCGAATCTCTACTACAACAAGGTAGGGGTGGAGGCTGCAAAGGAACTTTGCTCGCTTGCTGGAATGGAGCGGGTATTCTTCTGCAATAGTGGGGCGGAAGCCACAGAGGCTTCCCTCAAGCTTGCCAGGAAATTCGGGCACCAGAGTGAGACCCCTCGTAGCGAAATCATCTCCATGGTGCATTCATTCCATGGGAGGACCTACGGTGCCATCACTGCAACAGGGCAGAAGAAGTACCATAAGAACTTTGCACCGCTTCCCCAGGGATTCAGCTATGCAGAGTTCAACAACCTGGAGAGCGTGAAAGCGCTCATTACAGACAAAACCTGTGCAATTATCGTGGAGCCAATCCAGGGGGAGGGAGGTATTGTTCCAGCTGACCCAGCCTTCCTGCAGGGACTCCGCTTTCTCTGTGATGAGCACAATCTCCTGCTCATCTATGATGAGGTACAGTGTGGAATGGGCCGCAGTGGAAAACCCTTCGCGTATCAGGTCTATGGTGTGAAACCCGATGTACTTACCTCTGCAAAGGCCCTCGCTGGTGGTGTCCCTTGCGGGGCGATGCTCACCACAGGAAAGGCAAGTCATATCTTCACTCCCGGAGACCATGCATCCACTTTTGGGGGCAATGCCTTGGCAATGGCCGCAGTGAGAGAGATGGTCCGTCGTCTCAGCGATCCAGCCTTCACTTCCCATGTCCAGGAGATGGGGGAGTATCTCAGGGCGAAGCTTGAGCTTTTGGTAGCTCGCTATCCCGACCTTTGCGTTTCTGTCAGGGGCAAGGGTCTTATTAATGGATTGGTGCTTACCGTTCCTCCCCGGCAGGTCGTGGATGCCTGTTTTGCCAAGGGTGTGTTGGTTGCGAGCGCTGGAAGCGACGTTCTGCGCTTTGTTCCCCCCTTGGTTGTTGAGAAAAAAGATATTGATGCTGCACTCTCTGTAGTGGATGAGGCACTTGCAACTTTGTAA
- the argB gene encoding acetylglutamate kinase has protein sequence MKHRMANEILKAEVLIEAIPYIRTFAGSIVVVKYGGSAMVDEQLKKSVIQDIAMLKYIGLKPVVIHGGGKEITSLLDRLGKKSKFLDGLRVTDAETAQVAEMVLSGSIGKSLVSELEQVGISAVGISGKDGRTLLCSKKLDDKGRDLGYVGHVEKVDTSLLETLLSNNFVPVVSPVGVDEEGNTYNINADYAASAVAGSLSAQKLVFLTDVEGILKDKDDPSSIIRALSTRQAEEYIQDGTINGGMIPKVQCCLDGLEKGVSSVHVLDGRVPHAILLEIFTTRGIGTMVTKEERS, from the coding sequence ATGAAACACAGGATGGCAAACGAGATCCTCAAGGCTGAGGTGCTTATCGAGGCGATTCCCTACATCAGGACATTCGCCGGCAGTATTGTCGTGGTCAAATATGGCGGCTCTGCCATGGTTGATGAGCAATTGAAGAAGTCGGTTATCCAGGATATTGCGATGCTTAAGTACATCGGTTTAAAACCTGTGGTCATCCACGGCGGGGGCAAGGAGATTACCAGCCTGCTCGACCGTCTGGGTAAGAAGAGCAAGTTCCTTGATGGGCTTCGTGTAACCGATGCTGAGACAGCACAGGTAGCGGAGATGGTGCTCAGTGGATCCATCGGCAAGAGCCTGGTCAGTGAGCTGGAGCAGGTAGGCATCAGTGCCGTTGGCATCAGTGGCAAGGATGGAAGAACTCTGCTCTGTTCAAAGAAGTTGGATGACAAGGGGCGAGATCTTGGGTATGTTGGCCATGTGGAGAAGGTCGACACCAGTCTCCTGGAGACCTTGCTTTCCAACAACTTCGTTCCGGTTGTCTCCCCTGTTGGGGTTGATGAGGAGGGTAATACCTACAACATCAATGCCGACTATGCGGCAAGTGCCGTTGCAGGTTCACTCTCTGCACAGAAGTTGGTGTTCCTCACCGATGTGGAAGGTATTCTCAAGGACAAGGATGATCCCTCCTCCATCATACGCGCATTGAGTACAAGACAAGCTGAAGAGTACATACAGGATGGTACGATCAATGGCGGTATGATCCCCAAGGTGCAGTGTTGCCTTGATGGATTGGAGAAAGGGGTGAGCAGTGTTCACGTACTTGATGGCAGGGTTCCCCACGCCATCCTGCTTGAGATATTCACCACACGGGGAATCGGGACCATGGTCACCAAGGAGGAACGCTCATGA
- the argJ gene encoding bifunctional ornithine acetyltransferase/N-acetylglutamate synthase yields MQIVDGGVTAALGFSANGVACGVKKRKKDLALVYSEVPCSFAGSFTTNLVKAAPVLWDQKLVSSSLQAQAIVINSGNANACTAEQGEKDAHAMAVHTAKTLGLQPEEVLVCSTGVIGLPLPMDKIIKGIDDCANVLDSSRAGAEEAAKAILTTDTFTKEVAVSLEIDGKQVTIGGMAKGSGMIHPNMATMLSFITTDATIEKAVLQELLGSSIRDTYNMISVDGDTSTNDTVLVLANAKSGCDELTPSHREWEAFTQAFLYVHKELAKAIVRDGEGAGKFLEVTVKGAKDKETAQILARSIISSNLVKTAFFGSDANWGRILCAMGYSGAEFNPHAVDLFFSSSKGTIQVVSAGTPLAFDEHTAKGILMERDVQTLATLTDGEGEGTAWGCDLSYEYVRINGDYRS; encoded by the coding sequence CAAGAAACGTAAAAAGGACCTTGCCTTGGTCTATAGTGAGGTTCCCTGTAGTTTTGCAGGTTCTTTTACTACCAACTTGGTGAAAGCAGCCCCGGTCCTTTGGGACCAGAAACTGGTATCCTCTTCCCTCCAGGCACAAGCTATTGTGATTAACAGCGGGAATGCCAATGCATGCACAGCAGAGCAAGGCGAGAAGGATGCCCATGCCATGGCCGTACATACGGCAAAGACCTTGGGTTTGCAACCTGAGGAGGTATTGGTCTGTTCCACAGGTGTTATCGGGCTTCCCTTGCCCATGGATAAAATCATTAAGGGTATTGATGATTGTGCGAATGTTCTCGATTCATCGAGAGCGGGCGCTGAGGAAGCGGCAAAGGCTATTCTCACCACCGATACCTTCACCAAGGAAGTTGCAGTCTCGCTTGAGATTGATGGGAAGCAGGTAACCATTGGCGGTATGGCAAAAGGCTCGGGGATGATCCATCCCAACATGGCCACCATGCTCAGCTTCATTACCACCGATGCAACCATTGAAAAGGCGGTTCTCCAGGAGTTGCTTGGTTCCTCCATCCGTGACACCTACAATATGATCAGTGTGGATGGGGATACCTCCACCAATGATACTGTGCTGGTGCTTGCCAATGCAAAGAGTGGGTGTGACGAACTTACTCCCTCCCACAGGGAGTGGGAAGCCTTCACCCAGGCTTTCCTGTACGTCCACAAGGAACTTGCAAAGGCAATTGTTCGTGACGGGGAAGGGGCTGGAAAGTTCCTTGAGGTAACGGTCAAGGGAGCAAAGGACAAGGAAACAGCCCAGATTCTTGCTCGCTCGATCATCAGCAGCAACCTGGTAAAGACGGCCTTTTTTGGCAGTGATGCAAACTGGGGACGGATTCTCTGTGCCATGGGCTATAGTGGAGCTGAATTCAATCCACATGCTGTTGACCTCTTTTTTTCCTCTTCCAAGGGGACGATACAGGTTGTCTCAGCAGGGACTCCCCTGGCCTTTGATGAGCACACAGCAAAGGGAATCCTGATGGAAAGGGATGTGCAGACACTTGCAACCTTGACAGACGGAGAGGGGGAAGGAACCGCTTGGGGTTGTGATCTTTCCTATGAGTATGTTCGGATCAATGGAGATTATAGAAGCTGA